The following are from one region of the Eulemur rufifrons isolate Redbay chromosome 17, OSU_ERuf_1, whole genome shotgun sequence genome:
- the UTP15 gene encoding U3 small nucleolar RNA-associated protein 15 homolog — MSGYKPVAIQTYPILGEKITQDTLYWNNYKTPVQIKEFGAVSKVDFSPQPPYNYAVTASSRIHIYGRYSQEPIKTFSRFKDTAYCATFRQDGKLLVAGSEDGGVQLFDISGRAPLRQFEGHTKAVHMVDFTADKYHVVSGADDYTVKLWDIPNSKEILTFKEHSDYVRCGCASKLNSDLFITGSYDHTVKMFDARTNKSVLSVEHGQPVESVLLFPSGGLLVSAGGRYVKVWDMLKGGQLLVSLKNHHKTVTCLCLSSSGQRLLSGSLDRKVKVYSTASYKVVHSFDYAASILSLALAHQDETIVVGMTNGILSVKHRKSEVKKDSLPRRRRPTYRTFIKGKNYMKQQDDILINRPAKKHLELYDRDLKHFRISKALDRVLEPTCTIKTPEVTVSIIKELNRRGVLANALAGRDEKEISHVLNFLIRNLSQPRFAPVLINAAEIIIDIYLPVIGQSPVVDKKFLVLQGLVEKEIDYQKELLETMGMMDMLFATMRRKESTSVLEHTSDGFLENKKIES; from the exons ATGTCTGGGTACAAGCCTGTAGCTATTCAGACATATCCTATACTTGGTGAAAAAATCACCCAAGATACGCTATACTGGAACAACTATAAG ACCCCTGTTCAGATTAAGGAATTTGGTGCCGTGTCAAAAGTAGACTTTTCTCCTCAGCCTCCATATAATTATGCTGTCACAGCTTCCTCAAGG ATTCACATTTATGGCCGATACTCTCAAGAACCTATAAAAACCTTTTCTCGATTTAAAGACACAGCATACTGTGCGACTTTTCGACAGGATGGTAAATTGCTTGTGGCTGGCAGTGAAGATGGTGGAGTTCAGCTTTTTGATATAAGTGGTAGGGCTCCCCTCAGGCAGTTTGAAGGCCATACAAA AGCAGTTCACATGGTAGATTTTACAGCTGACAAATACCATGTAGTCTCTGGGGCTGATGACTATACAGTTAAATTATGGGATATTCCAAACTCCAaagaaattttgacttttaaagaaCATTCTGATTATGTGAGGTGTGGATGTGCTAGCAAACTTAACTCGGACCTCTTTATAACAG GATCATATGATCATACTGTGAAGATGTTTGATGCACGAACAAATAAGAGTGTTCTCTCTGTTGAGCATGGGCAGCCAGTGGAGAGTGTCCTGCTTTTCCCCTCTGGAGGTCTTCTGGTGTCAGCag GAGGTCGTTATGTTAAAGTCTGGGACATGTTAAAAGGAGGACAGTTGCTAGTGTCTTTGAAAAATCATCACAAAACTGTGACATGTTTATGTCTAAGCAGCTCTGGACAGAGGTTACTTTCTGGTTCACTGGATAG gaAGGTGAAAGTATATAGCACAGCTTCTTACAAAGTAGTCCACAGTTTTGATTATGCAGCTTCAATTTTGAGTCTTGCCCTTGCA CATCAAGATGAGACAATAGTTGTAGGAATGACCAATGGAATACTAAGTGTTAAACATCGAAAATCTGAAGTGAAGAAGGATTCTCTTCCCAGGAGAAGGCGGCCCACATATCGAAcctttattaaaggaaaaaattacatgaaacaaCAG GATGACATTTTGATCAATAGGCCAGCAAAGAAACACCTAGAATTGTATGACAGAGATCTGAAACATTTTCGGATCTCTAAGGCACTTGACAGAGTTCTTGAG CCCACTTGTACAATAAAGACACCTGAGGTTACAGTTTCCATCATAAAAGAGCTAAATCGAAGAGGAGTCCTTGCAAATGCCCTTGCAGGTCGGGATGAAAAGGAAATCAGtcatgttcttaattttttgataAG GAATCTTTCTCAGCCAAGATTTGCCCCTGTTTTGATCAATGCTGCTGAAATAATAATTG ataTATATCTGCCTGTGATTGGTCAGTCCCCTGTAGTTGATAAAAAGTTTTTGGTACTTCAAGGACTTGTAGAAAAAGAGATTGATTACCAAAAAGAACTACTAGAAACCATGGGGATGATGGATATGCTTTTTGCTAccatgagaaggaaagaaagcactTCTGTGTTGGAGCATACATCTGATGGATTTCTAGAGAACAAGAAGATAGAATCATAG